In Trichoderma asperellum chromosome 1, complete sequence, a single window of DNA contains:
- a CDS encoding uncharacterized protein (EggNog:ENOG41) gives MPGLERPWQSVWPPEDQDDLQRWLKTDSPEFINWRFDPSNFFNRPWSSYTRNEAAKTEQAYTILPPNDPVPAADAQNEAIELKMAEDHAADFLTVLCSELDKQVQDRQLPVFRGADPRLGDNPLENPLLSGSLQCNGSVLQVENGTALSNNVDDVLSKRYRLVNIWRSVPPITHQDCPLALCDYRTITKKEYISTDVIFPRCCNEGYDIQYSPAHRWFYQKGMLMDEVILFKLDDSADGVAKCVAHGAFNDPTANPGAAHRASIEVRAIIPDGN, from the exons CCAGGTCTTGAACGACCATGGCAGAGTGTCTGGCCGCCAGAAGACCAAGATGATTTGCAGCGCTGGCTCAAAACCGACAGTCCTGAGTTTATTAATTGGCGCTTTGACCCTAGCAACTTTTTCAATCGTCCTTGGAGCAGTTACACTAGAAATGAAGCTGCCAAGACTGAACAGGCGTACACCATCCTGCCTCCTAATGATCCCGTTCCTGCTGCCGATGCTCAGAATG AAGCGATAGAGTTAAAGATGGCCGAGGATCACGCCGCAGACTTCCTAACAGTTCTTTGCTCCGAGCTTGATAAACAGGTCCAAGACAGGCAACTGCCGGTT TTTCGTGGTGCGGACCCTCGACTGGGAGACAACCCCTTGGAAAACCCCCTTCTTTCTGGCTCACTGCAATGCAACGGAAGCGTCCTGCAAGTTGAGAATGGCACTGCACTTTCCAATAACGTAGATGATGTCTTGAGCAAGCGCTATCGATTGGTAAA CATTTGGCGCTCCGTCCCCCCCATCACCCATCAGGACTGTCCCCTAGCGCTATGCGATTACCGAACCATCACCAAGAAAGAATATATCAGCACTGATGTCATCTTTCCTCGCTGCTGCAATGAAGGTTATGACATTCAGTACAGCCCTGCGCATCGCTGGTTCTATCAGAAAGGCATGTTGATGGATGAGGTGATTTTGTTTAAGCTAGATGATAGTGCTGATGGCGTAGCGAAGTGCGTCGCACATGGGGCTTTCAACGATCCTACGGCAAATCCTGGAGCTGCCCATCGGGCAAGTATAGAAGTTAGAGCCATTATTCCAGACGGGAATTAG